A segment of the Panacibacter ginsenosidivorans genome:
TAAAAATCCTTATTTATATTTGCTTTATAAGCAAGTGTAAATTCAAATCCTTTATTGTCAATTCGACCTCCGTTTACCGGGGGCAAAAAAGGTCCAATACCTGCTGACGCTGGAACAACACCTTGGTAGTCAACCAGCATACCACTTCTTTTGTTATAGAAATACTCCAATGTTACATCAAGGTGGTTATTTAGTACAGTTGCATCTAAACCAACATTGTAATTATTCGCCACCTCCCATGTAAAATCATTGTTTGCCAGCACAAATTCGCCGAGTGTTGTTGCTACCTGACTATTTATCGGATAGCTTCCAAATTGGTAGATTGAGAGATATTGGTATTCTTTTAAAAGTCCATTTTTATAAGGCTGATCATTACCCATTTGCCCATAAGAACCTCTGAGTTTTAAATAGTTTATACCCGGTACCTTGAAAAATTTCTCATTTGTGAGATTCCAACCAAGAAGTATTCCAGGGAAGAAGCCAAATCGTTTATCTGGTGGAAGTATATATGAACCATCATATCTCCAAAGAAATTCTGCCAGATATTTTTCTTTATAATTATACTGAACCCTTCCGTAATAACCGAGTTTAGCTCTGTCAAATAGCCTTGTAAAATAAGTGTCATTTGATGCAGTTTGCGTTAGACCGCCAACAAAAAGCTGGTCAAGTGCCGGAGAAATGAAGTTCCTGCGAAATGCCTGGAAATTATCTCCTTTAAATGTTTCTTTAGTGACACCTGCTAATATAGCTACACTATGATTCCCTATTTTAGCGTCATAATTCAACAATGCCGTTAGATTGGTATTTAATACGGAGTAATAAGTTTCTGTTAATCTCGGATCAGTATAATTTGATCTTATAGCACCAACTAGTTTTGGAGTTACACCATCATCTTCGTATGTAATCCTGTCCCAATAATAAAGCATCCAGGGTGTTTGCCAGACTTTATTTAGCTCACTGTTTTTATCAATTGCACCAGACAAAGTAAGTTTTAAACCTTTAATCCAGGGGTTGCTAATATCTATTGCGCCATTGGCTTGAAGATAGTCAGTTGGGTCTTTTTGATAACCGGTAGCATTTGTTGTAATAACATAAGGATTCTGGCCGTTTTCAATATCGGGTCCTGGCATCCCGTTTGGCCAAACTTCTGGTTCAGTAGGTCTTCCGCGCATTAGCATACGAAAAATTGAACCGGCACTTTCAGTGGGAAAGTGCCTGTCTTCCCGACGAGCCAAAATACCAATTGTAGTATTAATGTAATTACTAATTTTAGCAGTAACATTGGTTCTAAAATTATATTGCTGGTATCTTGTTGCAGAATTATTATAAATCGCATCTTGATTTACATATCCAATCGAAGTAAAATACCTGATATTTTCTGATCCACCACTTATTTGAATATTATGTCTTGATTGGGGCGCCCAGGTTCTAAACGCATCTCCAAACCAGTCTGTATTTGGATACCCCCATGGATCACTACCGTCTGCATATTTTTTTACCGCATCAGGGCTATAGTTTGCATTCAATGTCTGCACGCCTTCTGTGGGTGAATCATAACTCCCTGTTTGTTGAATTGCGGTCCATGCCGCCTGCCATTCATTTACCGGAATACTTTTGTAAATCGGTATCTCGTTCATAATATTTGCATATTCGACCGCATTGGACATTTTTGGTATAGTGCCAGGTTGTGTATACCCTTGATTAAAATCATAAGTAATTTTAGGCTTACCTGTACTACCTTTTTTTGTTGTAATAAGAATTACACCATTAGCAGCACGCGATCCATAAATAGCCGCAGAGGCATCTTTTAATACTGAAATATTGTCGATATCTCTTGGATTTAAACGACCAAGCCCTCCATCTCTTTCCGGAACTCCGTCAATAACTATAAGTGGTGAATTATTCCCAATAGTGTTTACGCCGCGGATGTTCAGAGATGCACCATCATAACCAGGTTCACCACTGGTTTGAACTACAACTAAGCCTGGTAATCTTCCGGCCAAAGAGTTTGATAAATCGACGGCAGGGGATTTCACTACTGCATCTCCTTTAATAGCACTTACAGCGCCGGTCACAGTTACTTTCTTTTGAGTACCATAACCCACTACTACTACGTCTGTTAAATTTTCTGAAGCTATGGTTAATGCAACAGTTATATTTGTTTGATTGCCAATTGTGATTTCTTTGTTCTGATAACCAACATACGAAATTATTAATACCGCATTATCATCAGGCACTGAAATAGAAAATTCACCATTTAAATTAGTGGTAGTGCCTTTTTTCGTTCCCTTTAATAGAACAGATACATTTGAAAGGGGTGCCCCCTTATCGTCTGTTATTTTTCCTGATACACTTTTATCAGGAGCCGTTTTATAAAAATTTTTTGCCAGAGAATTTTGTGGCACTAATAATATGCCACTTGAGAATAATACCGGCAGTAAATAACATAACCCTTTTTTTAGTAAAATATCTTTACATATTTTTTTTCTCATAACAAGCAAATTGGAAGTGGTTAAAAAATAAAATGCGTAAACGTTTGCACAAAACACATGCTAACTATCATTCCAAATAATTTGTTTCATCTAATTTTTAATTTTTGAGGTTTGTAAAGAAAAACTAGTTAGTTTTTAAATTAATAACGGTGTTTTCTAAGCCTTTTTTCCTGCCGATGATTCACGATAACAAAGGATAGGTTCTAATACAATTTTCTCTTTTTCTTTTACAGTACTTTTACTATCGTTTATTTTAATCATCTCCATTAATAAATTAAATGCTTCCTTCCCCATCTGCACTGTTTGCTGATCAACAGAGGACAAGGCCGGAGTAATGTGTTCATCAAAACTTTCATTGGCAAAACCGATAACTCCAAATTCATCTGGTATTTTAAATTTTCGTTCTTTTAAACATTTAATTACGCCAAGCGCGGTATAATCTTCAACAGCAAAAAAAGCATCAGGCGGCTCTACAAGTTTTAAAAAATAATCCACGGCTTCTTTCCCCGATTCAATTGATACGTTACCCTGGTATATATAATTTTTCTCTGCCTTTTTTTGATTTGCCTTTAAAGCATCTTTATAACCATTTAAACGATCCCTGAAACCTTTGATATGCTGCGGGCCGGCGACATGTGCTATCCGTTTATATCCATTTTTCAAAAGATGCTCAGTAGCAAGGTATGCACCCTTATAATCGTCAACCACTACCGCAGGGACTTTTAAATCCTCATTCGTACGATCAAAAAATACAAGCGGAATATTTCTTTTCTTCAACTCAACATAGTGTGTGAAGTCTACAGTTTCCTTTGCAATGGAAGCAAGTATCCCGTCAACTCTTGCACTTAAAAATGTTTCTATTGCTTTTTTTTCTAGCGCCGATGTCTCTTCTGATTGATAAAGAATTATACTATATCCGTTATTGCTTGCAACATTTTCAATACCATGTACAACAGATCCAAAAAAATTCATTTGTGCACTTGGTATAATTACACCTATAGTATGAGATTTGCCTGACCGCAATGATGAGGCAAGCTTATTTCTCCTATACTTCATCTGCCTTGCTTTCTCCTGAACGAGACGCTTCGTTTCTGTGCTAATACGGGGATGATCATTCAATGCCCTTGAAACAGTTGCAGTCGTTAGGTTCAATTCCCTGGCTATATCGTGTATGGTTATTCTATGAGACAAACTTTGTGCAATCGTGTGCACAATTTAGGAATTTCCCAAATACCAAAGTAAAAATCTCATGTATTTTTTTTAACACCTTTTTACCAATTTATAAGTGGAATTTACCAAAACATCGTTTCAAGTTATTAAAACCTTATTAATCAGTCTGTAGTATTCTCAATTTAGGCAAATGAAAATTATACTTCATAATTTCATTTACCGGTTCACTAAAATGCGATTTATAAGACGTTTCTTTTTTCTATGAAACCAACTTAAGCTTTCTATGGCAAAATCCCTTGCCTTGTATTTTTCGTCTGTTTATCTTAGAAATTAATTACCCATTTACTTCAGAAACATATTTGTATTGAAATACAAAATTTCTGCAATCCAAAAATCAAATTATTATTGTGGAATTATAGTAATTGAAAAAGCCTTAGTACTTAACAAGCAAAAGCAGATAAATTAAGATATTAAAATGCAGACAAATGTAAAAAAGTACAAGTGAGTGACACAACAGGTGATGCTATGTAGCAATGGAGCTGGCTACATAATTGAATATTCTCCTTTATGATTAATAGTAATAACAGGCAATTGTTTTTCCTTATCAAAATAATCATACGCTTCTTTAAGCTTTACGGAAAAACTTCCGATAGTAGGGTTATCTTTTGTAAAACGGTTAAGGTATTCAATGCTCTGAGGATTATTGTAACGAACAGGGAAAATATGCACTGGTATAAAATCCTGCCCATTATTTTTTGCAGAAGCCGCAAGCAGATATAATTCCTCTATTTGCATGTCATTAATAGGAATGCAACCAACCGTAACGCAACTACCATGTATATAAATACCGCCACCGGGTCTCAATGAATCACTTAGCTTCTTATCTGATTGATTTGGGTAATTCAGCTTAAGTGATAAATGAAAATCGCTGCGTGGATTGAATTCCGTTATATAATAAAAACCTTCCGGCACCTGGTAATCACCTTCCATTCTTTTGGGGCCGAGTGTGCCTGCAAGCGCACAAACCTTATAGGTTTTAAATAATTTGAAAGCCTCATTTTCATTATTACGTACCCAAACCTCCATCTGGCTGTCGTATTTAAAAGAACGGATATAAATTTCCTTTGGAGGCCATTGCAGGCCGGCTTTTTCAAATTGTTTTATTAATGTATCCTGTTTGGTTTTTACTGCAACAGCAACTTTTGGAAAACTCTTTTGTGATTGAAAAAAAGATGGTTGTGCCACTACGGCAAAAAATAGAAAAGAGAAAAATAAAATTAATGAAAAGGCTTTCATAAGGGTAAAATTAGGGATTAAAGGGTTTTTGATATCACTTTAAAAGCTTAAAGTTAATATCATGTCAATTCGGAAACGCCTTTAAGAGTAATTTATTGCCTGAGAATTCCTTGAAATAGTAGAAAGGCCCTTTTGCTGTTACAAAAGGGCCTTTAAAATCTTATTAATTAGTATTGCTATTTATAAGTTTCCACGCAATTCCTGCTCTCTTTCTATTGCTTCGAACAATGCCTTAAAATTTCCCTTACCAAAACTCTGTGCGCCTTTGCGCTGTATGATCTCGAAAAACAATGTGGGCCTGTCTTCTACAGGCTTTGTAAATATCTGAAGAAGATATCCTTCGTTATCTCTGTCGACCAGAATACCCAGTTCTTTTAATGGCTGCAGGTCTTCATCAATATGCCCTACCCTATCCAGAAGGTCATCGTAATAAGTAGAAGGAACTTTTAAAAATTCCACTCCGCGATTCTGTAATTCAGCAACCGTTTCAACAATATTATTTGTAGCAAGCGCTACATGCTGGCAACCTTCCCCGTCAAAATAATCAAGATATTCTTCTACCTGCGATTTCTTTTTTCCTTCCGCGGGCTCATTGATAGGAAATTTTACAAACCCATTTCCATTACTCATTACTTTACTCATCAATGCAGAATATTCAGTAGAAATATCTTTATCATCAAAACTTAAAATATTTCTGAAACCCATAACCTCTTCATAAAATTTAACCCATGGTGTCATTTGATTCCAACCTACATTGCCAACGCAATGATCAACATATAACAATCCTGTAGAAGAAGGATTGTAATTTGTTTTCCATTCCCTGAAACCCGGCATAAATGCGCCCTTGTAATTTTTTCTTTCAACAAAAACATGTACAGTCTCTCCATAAGTATGTATACCGCTTAATACAACTTCACCTTCATCATCTTTCAATGTTTGAGGTTCCATATAACTTCTCGCACCACGCAATGTTGTCTGGTGCCATGCATCTGTTGCATCATCAACACGCAACGCTAAAATCTTTACAGCATCTCCATGTTTATATACGTGATCTGCAATGGCGTTGCCGCTTCTCAATGCCGTAGTAAGCACAAATGTGAGTTTGTTCTGTCGCACAGCATAACTTGATTTGTCTTTAACGCCTGTTTCCGGACCGGCATAAGCAAGACTCTGAAAACCAAAAGCCGTTTTATAAAAATGTGCAGCCTGTTTGGCATTGCCTACATAAAATTCTACGTAATCAGTTCCCTGTAAAGGAAGAAAATCATTGTTTGTTGCCACAGTTTTCGACGATGCAATCATTGTATCCATAAAATGTGTTTAATGTAAATAAGGTATATAAAGTAATGTATGAGCCCGGCAATAAAGTAAGAATTAAGCTTTTATTGCGTCGCACTCTTGTACATTGAGAACATTGCTGAGCAGGCTACCTATTCAGCAATTGAAATTCCTTTTAGCAGGAATAAAGAAATGAGTCCATGGCAAGCGCTTCCATTAACAAAGAATAGTTGAAACGCTTGTCGCAAAAGATTTTATGTGGATAATCTGGCAGCATCGTTGCCGCAAAGTTATAAAAATACCCTTGTAAGTCCATAACTCAAATTATCTTCGCCATGTAGCACAATTCTTGCACTGCCGATGAACGGAATGCGACGCAAGGAACGATGCCATAAAAAACTATAGCTGGTATAAAAATTTTTTTTTACTTATTACTTAATTATGAAAGTTGGAATTCTCGGTGGAGGTCAGTTAGGAAGAATGTTATTGCAGGCAGCAGCCAATTATGTGGTGGAAACTTTTGTAATGGAGAATGATGAGCATTGTCCCGCTGCGCATTTGTGCCATCATTTTGTAAAAGGTGATATAAAAGATTTTGATGCTGTGTACAATTTTGGAAAAGGTCTGGATGCAATAACCATAGAAATTGAAGCTGTAAATGTTGAAGCATTGGAAAAACTGGAAAGTGAAGGTGTAAAAATTTACCCGAAACCTTCTGCTATTAAGATCATCAAGAATAAAATAACACAGAAAGAATTTTATAGAGCAAATGAAATTCCTTCCCCCGATTTCAGGATCACCAATAATCTTGGCGAATTAAATTATCACGCCAGCTTTTTACCTGCCGTGCATAAGCTTGGCGAAGGTGGCTATGATGGTAAAGGTGTGCAGATCCTGAAAACAGACAAAGATTTTAAGAAAGCTTTTGATGAGCCTGCTGTATTAGAAAAAATGGTGAATATCTACAAAGAGATAGCCATTATTGTTGCTATGAACGATAAAGGAGAAACCGCTTTCTTTCCTCCTTCTGAAATGATCTTTGACCAGGTGCTGAATCTTTTGGATTACCAGTTAAGCCCTGCACAATTACCAGATAGTGTATTATGGAAAGCAGAAGCCATTGCTATAAAACTTGTAAAAGCATTGAATAGTCCGGGTTTATTTGCAGTAGAAATATTTGTGGATAAAAATAACAGTGAAGTGCTGGTTAACGAAACTGCACCACGTGTGCACAACAGCGGGCATCATACCATTGAAGGAAATTATTGCAGTCAGTACGATATGTTGTGGCGCATTATGCTTGGGTATCCGCTCGGTAATACAGATCCCATACTTCCTTCTTCCATTGTAAATATTCTTGGCTCAGAAGGATATACGGGAGAAGCTAAATATGATGGACTTGATGAAGTATTGAAAATGGATAATGTGTTTGTACATCTTTATGGCAAAACACAAACAAAGCCTGGCAGAAAGATGGGACATGTAACCATCATCAGCAAAGAGTATAATGAATTAACTTTTAAAGCACATAAAATAAAAAATACTTTGAAAGTTATAAGTTGATAATTTATCACTTATCTATTTAGGATAAATCAATAAAGAAACATGTCAACCAATCAACCGCTTGTTGGAATAATAATGGGCAGCGATAGTGATCTGAATATAATGCAGGGCGCTGCTGAAATTTTAAAAGAATTTGGCATCGCATTCGAACTTACAGTTGTCTCTGCGCACCGCACACCACTACGTATGGTTGCGTATGCTACCAAAGCATCTGAAAGAGGCCTGAAGGTTATTATTGCCGGTGCCGGTGGCGCTGCACATTTGCCTGGTATGGTTGCATCAATTACTTCTTTGCCTGTTATCGGCGTTCCTATAAAATCTTCTAACTCTATTGATGGATGGGATTCTGTTTTATCTATTCTTCAAATGCCCAATGGCATTCCTGTTGCAACGGTTGCGTTAAACGCGGCAAAGAATGCGGGTATACTTGCTGCCACAATCATAGGCGCATTTGATGAAACTGTTGGAACCAAAGTGAAAGCTTATAAAAATAATCTCGAAGCAGAGGTTTTAAAAAAGGTTGACAAATTAAAAACAGAAGGCTGGCAGAATAATTTTGATAATTAAAATACCAGCTACTGTATTTCATAGCGTCTTCGTTGCGTCGCAAGCACTTTGTCTCCATTACTTATGGCATCTGTGACTCATAATAATATCCATCTCATAAATTCCTTACTACTCTGCATGGATTCCCTACCGCCAACACATTAGCGGGGATATCTTTCACCACCACACTTCCTGCACCAATGGTTGTATTTGCACCGATGGTAACACCTGCGCAAACAATACTGCCTCCTCCAATCCATACATTATCTGCAATGATTATGGGTGAGGCAAGTTCGGGGCCTTTAATACGTTCAGCGGCAATAACAGGGTGATGTGCTGCATATAGTTGTACATTAGGGCCTAGAAAAACATTATCACCTGTTTTTATATAATTACAATCAAGGAACACACAATTGAAGTTGGCAAAAAAATTATCGCCCACTTCTATATGGCAACCATAATCAACATAAAAAGGCGTTTGTATATCTATATTGCGCCCTATTTTGCCGAATAGGTTTTTCAACATCATTTCTCTTTGCTGCCTATCATAAGCCGAGTTATTATATTCCTCCATCCACACTCTTGCTTTTTTACGCATTTGCACCAATTCATTATCGCTGGCATCATAAAGCTCGCCTGCAAGCATTTTATCATATTCAGATTTATTTATCATTGTAGCATGAAATTAATTATATCAAAAGTGATAACATGTCTCATATCTTACAATCAAACTGCCTTCTTCATTTCTGAAATAGCTGTTAACAGAAAGTTATGCTTTAATTGGTATACTTGAAGAGTATTAAATTCGGCATGAAACTTTTAGTGTTATCCCGATGAGGAAAAAATATTACTTATGCGTTCTGTTTATTTTTGTAATGGCAGAATATAGTTATGCAAATACACCTAAGGTTAATAAGCAGGTAAAAGATACGCTTGTTAACAAGATAATACCCGCTTCATTTGCTGCTCCCATTAATAAAGCACTTGCACATTACCCTGAATTAAAAAATACAAAGATCACCTGGCGCATCAAACATGCTTATACTCCTTTAACTACACGACCTTCCTTTGCCAGTTTATTTAAAGCAAAAAGTAAACGCTCCTACATTATTACCATCAGCGATAAAACAATAGATACATTGGAACACCTGTTATACAAGCATCTTACTTATGATGAGCAGGTAGGTATTATGGGGCATGAGCTAGGCCATGTAGTAGATTTTAGCAACAAAAATATGTTGCAATCCGCACGATCTGCAATAGGACATCTTTCTTCAAAATATATCGACAGGATGGAATACCACACTGATATGATCTGCATACAACATGGGCTTGGTAAGCAATTGGAAGAATACAGCACTTATGTACGCACTAAAATGCATGTACATGACTGGCGCGGTGTAGATAATGTTTATCACAACGATCAAACACATGAACGGTACATGAACCCGGAAACCATTGAGAAATTGATGCATTCGGGCCATTGAAAATAATAATGTTATTTTCTCAAATAATAATTTAACGCTTATTCGAAGATTCCTGTTCTTGACTTTTCTTTCCAAACGATGGTCATATAGCTGACAATATAAATTTTCAACAATTGCTTTCTTTGTATCATGAGAGCAATGCTCATACGCGTTATTACAGGCAAACGTGGCTTAATACAAATGACTGCTTCTTTTAAAAAGAACTGGATACATTATGTACAGGAAGCATTTGGTCTCGCCATCTTTATGATCTCAGCCTGTTTCTTTGGTGCATTGCTATGGGGCAATGACGCATCATTTCATTTTACTATTACCAATGAAACATTAAGAAATGTTATTACTGGAATATTGATGGGCAGCACAGCCTTATTTATTTTCTATTCGCCTTTCACCGCTCCATCAGGTTCGCATATCAATCCGGCAGTAACCATTACATTTTTGCGATTAAAAAAAATGTGCCGTTACGATGCTGTGTTTTATATCATTTTCCAGTGTATTGGCGGCACGCTTGCAGTATATATAATGGCAACGTTATTGGGGAATGTTTTAACTACTGCGCCAGTAAATTATGCTGTTACTATTCCCGGAAAAGCTGGTGTGGTTGCAGCAGCAATTACGGAATATATCATCGCCATGATAATGATGACAATGGTATTGTTTACATCTTCTTCTGAAAAATTTAAAAAGTACACACGCATTATTTCAGGTTGCTTCGTATGCCTGAATGTAATTTTCGCAGGCCCAATATCTGGTTTCGGAATGAACCCGGCAAGAAGTTTGGCATCAGCATTTCCTGCACATAATTACACAGCATTCTGGATATACATGATCATCCCATTTGCCGGAATGCTATCTGCCGCAGAGTTATACCTGTATGTACAAAAGAAGAAGAAAATAAAAGAAGACAGAACTATTATTTCTGATTATTTATCAAAAAAAAAGATCAAAATATTATAATATGAAAAGTATAATAAGACTTACAGGTTTGTTATTGTTGTTTACAATAAATATTACAAATATTGAGGCGCAGGTAAAAGAAGTGGGACCTATTGGCATTACGGTAAAGGATATGAATACTTCTGTAAAGTTTTACAGTGAAGTGCTTGGCTTTAAAAAAATAAGTGACAAAGAAGTTTATGGCAGTCAATACGAGCAACTAGAAGGCATC
Coding sequences within it:
- a CDS encoding SusC/RagA family TonB-linked outer membrane protein; the encoded protein is MRKKICKDILLKKGLCYLLPVLFSSGILLVPQNSLAKNFYKTAPDKSVSGKITDDKGAPLSNVSVLLKGTKKGTTTNLNGEFSISVPDDNAVLIISYVGYQNKEITIGNQTNITVALTIASENLTDVVVVGYGTQKKVTVTGAVSAIKGDAVVKSPAVDLSNSLAGRLPGLVVVQTSGEPGYDGASLNIRGVNTIGNNSPLIVIDGVPERDGGLGRLNPRDIDNISVLKDASAAIYGSRAANGVILITTKKGSTGKPKITYDFNQGYTQPGTIPKMSNAVEYANIMNEIPIYKSIPVNEWQAAWTAIQQTGSYDSPTEGVQTLNANYSPDAVKKYADGSDPWGYPNTDWFGDAFRTWAPQSRHNIQISGGSENIRYFTSIGYVNQDAIYNNSATRYQQYNFRTNVTAKISNYINTTIGILARREDRHFPTESAGSIFRMLMRGRPTEPEVWPNGMPGPDIENGQNPYVITTNATGYQKDPTDYLQANGAIDISNPWIKGLKLTLSGAIDKNSELNKVWQTPWMLYYWDRITYEDDGVTPKLVGAIRSNYTDPRLTETYYSVLNTNLTALLNYDAKIGNHSVAILAGVTKETFKGDNFQAFRRNFISPALDQLFVGGLTQTASNDTYFTRLFDRAKLGYYGRVQYNYKEKYLAEFLWRYDGSYILPPDKRFGFFPGILLGWNLTNEKFFKVPGINYLKLRGSYGQMGNDQPYKNGLLKEYQYLSIYQFGSYPINSQVATTLGEFVLANNDFTWEVANNYNVGLDATVLNNHLDVTLEYFYNKRSGMLVDYQGVVPASAGIGPFLPPVNGGRIDNKGFEFTLAYKANINKDFYFRAGINGGYAKNKVIDAAESHSTPQYQWQEGKPYNAFLVYQSDGAFLDQADIDKTTLDYSGITGQLLPGDMKFKDVNGDGKITPDDAVRIEKSDFPNFNYGATIEARYKSFDLNLLFQGAAGAAIRVQTESGDIGNYLQYSYDHRWSIDHPSSTDPRLAIRGDTYYTGGLYGNNTYYLFSKNYIRLKNIELGYTLPAKLLDKAKISSFRIFVNALNLFTVSKMKIFDPEATAGSGVYYPQSRVLNAGFSLTF
- a CDS encoding LacI family DNA-binding transcriptional regulator — protein: MHTIAQSLSHRITIHDIARELNLTTATVSRALNDHPRISTETKRLVQEKARQMKYRRNKLASSLRSGKSHTIGVIIPSAQMNFFGSVVHGIENVASNNGYSIILYQSEETSALEKKAIETFLSARVDGILASIAKETVDFTHYVELKKRNIPLVFFDRTNEDLKVPAVVVDDYKGAYLATEHLLKNGYKRIAHVAGPQHIKGFRDRLNGYKDALKANQKKAEKNYIYQGNVSIESGKEAVDYFLKLVEPPDAFFAVEDYTALGVIKCLKERKFKIPDEFGVIGFANESFDEHITPALSSVDQQTVQMGKEAFNLLMEMIKINDSKSTVKEKEKIVLEPILCYRESSAGKKA
- a CDS encoding L,D-transpeptidase family protein, which produces MKAFSLILFFSFLFFAVVAQPSFFQSQKSFPKVAVAVKTKQDTLIKQFEKAGLQWPPKEIYIRSFKYDSQMEVWVRNNENEAFKLFKTYKVCALAGTLGPKRMEGDYQVPEGFYYITEFNPRSDFHLSLKLNYPNQSDKKLSDSLRPGGGIYIHGSCVTVGCIPINDMQIEELYLLAASAKNNGQDFIPVHIFPVRYNNPQSIEYLNRFTKDNPTIGSFSVKLKEAYDYFDKEKQLPVITINHKGEYSIM
- the hppD gene encoding 4-hydroxyphenylpyruvate dioxygenase — its product is MDTMIASSKTVATNNDFLPLQGTDYVEFYVGNAKQAAHFYKTAFGFQSLAYAGPETGVKDKSSYAVRQNKLTFVLTTALRSGNAIADHVYKHGDAVKILALRVDDATDAWHQTTLRGARSYMEPQTLKDDEGEVVLSGIHTYGETVHVFVERKNYKGAFMPGFREWKTNYNPSSTGLLYVDHCVGNVGWNQMTPWVKFYEEVMGFRNILSFDDKDISTEYSALMSKVMSNGNGFVKFPINEPAEGKKKSQVEEYLDYFDGEGCQHVALATNNIVETVAELQNRGVEFLKVPSTYYDDLLDRVGHIDEDLQPLKELGILVDRDNEGYLLQIFTKPVEDRPTLFFEIIQRKGAQSFGKGNFKALFEAIEREQELRGNL
- a CDS encoding 5-(carboxyamino)imidazole ribonucleotide synthase; the encoded protein is MKVGILGGGQLGRMLLQAAANYVVETFVMENDEHCPAAHLCHHFVKGDIKDFDAVYNFGKGLDAITIEIEAVNVEALEKLESEGVKIYPKPSAIKIIKNKITQKEFYRANEIPSPDFRITNNLGELNYHASFLPAVHKLGEGGYDGKGVQILKTDKDFKKAFDEPAVLEKMVNIYKEIAIIVAMNDKGETAFFPPSEMIFDQVLNLLDYQLSPAQLPDSVLWKAEAIAIKLVKALNSPGLFAVEIFVDKNNSEVLVNETAPRVHNSGHHTIEGNYCSQYDMLWRIMLGYPLGNTDPILPSSIVNILGSEGYTGEAKYDGLDEVLKMDNVFVHLYGKTQTKPGRKMGHVTIISKEYNELTFKAHKIKNTLKVIS
- the purE gene encoding 5-(carboxyamino)imidazole ribonucleotide mutase, which encodes MSTNQPLVGIIMGSDSDLNIMQGAAEILKEFGIAFELTVVSAHRTPLRMVAYATKASERGLKVIIAGAGGAAHLPGMVASITSLPVIGVPIKSSNSIDGWDSVLSILQMPNGIPVATVALNAAKNAGILAATIIGAFDETVGTKVKAYKNNLEAEVLKKVDKLKTEGWQNNFDN
- a CDS encoding sugar O-acetyltransferase: MINKSEYDKMLAGELYDASDNELVQMRKKARVWMEEYNNSAYDRQQREMMLKNLFGKIGRNIDIQTPFYVDYGCHIEVGDNFFANFNCVFLDCNYIKTGDNVFLGPNVQLYAAHHPVIAAERIKGPELASPIIIADNVWIGGGSIVCAGVTIGANTTIGAGSVVVKDIPANVLAVGNPCRVVRNL
- a CDS encoding aquaporin, with product MRAMLIRVITGKRGLIQMTASFKKNWIHYVQEAFGLAIFMISACFFGALLWGNDASFHFTITNETLRNVITGILMGSTALFIFYSPFTAPSGSHINPAVTITFLRLKKMCRYDAVFYIIFQCIGGTLAVYIMATLLGNVLTTAPVNYAVTIPGKAGVVAAAITEYIIAMIMMTMVLFTSSSEKFKKYTRIISGCFVCLNVIFAGPISGFGMNPARSLASAFPAHNYTAFWIYMIIPFAGMLSAAELYLYVQKKKKIKEDRTIISDYLSKKKIKIL